ttgaaacgttacagagtcagaataaaaatttagcaaaaaaggttgattatttggagaaccaatccagacggaataatgtgaaaattgtcggcttgccagaaggcatagaagggccagatccaagaaaatttttcactgaatggattccacaagtgttgggacaagataagttttctgaaggtttaatattggaacgggctcatagagttttgagaaggagacctttttcaggacagaatccaagacctgttctggttcgctgtttaaattactgtgatagagagactattttgcgtatggctattagaaatgcacagaaaaacaaatctcctttgatggttcagagtaatcgtgttttcttctatccggatttgaatcaggaaattatgtttcaacgacgtgaatttaattctgagaaagaattattgtggaaaaaaggatataaggcaacatttagataccctgcggtactgaagatttttcaggatggatatcaaccaaagttctttgataatcctaaagaagctatggattttgctcagtctttaccaattacgcaattccaggaacgacgtagtcctccacggtctccaaagacggcagagctgcaagaagggaatttgatttctggaagaaatggaagaaacggtggtcgcaatggcaaaggaaactcatttaatagataaggaacatttgaaactcaaacgtgaatgggttgggcatgttttttattcttcgtttaattctaaggcaaaaggtgtggcaattttggtacataagaatctaccattttagttacagagtgaagagaaaaatggtggaagattattaaaattaaattgtacaatctttaatgaggcatggactttgcttgatgtttatgctcctaatgttgaggatacagcttcaacattcaggtattctgcggtactgaagattttttaggatggaaattagccaaaattctttgacaatcctaaagaggttatggactttgcttagtctctcccaatcatgcagtttcaggaatgatgtagtccttcaaggtctccaaagagagtagagatgtaaggtggtatccagatttttaaaagaaatggaagcaatggtgatcgaagtggtaacgttgatttaaaaaactaaatcttttatcttttttttgaaaagagtttaaatagtttaaataatgatgatagtttaatgaaatgggagttgggagagggaactgggtgggcactagtttccagaagtcatcagctacctgtgagttatctcacacccaatattttgggggaagttaccgctttgggcggtttaaacaggaggaggtagttgtgacctccgacctgttttttttaatttttgggttaagaagtgaagattttttttattatttttttaaaataaataattttttttaaactctttttgttttgattgtaattgagagggaattaggaggtttttttctctccttttttctcttttttttgggttttttttctcttttttctttcttttttaagaggatgatgtcacagaagataataagtcaaagattgaggatgttgaattagatgaagaggaagatgaggggaaaggtgataagaagaagaagaaaattaagtacaaatacattgagggagaagagtttaataaaattaagttaattttgatagagaattttgaatatgttataaatgaagaatatggagaattttataagagtttgaacttttttttctttttttatataaggggaggggaagggaataaaaagtttatctgattgtttttctcaggtatgtttttgttctctcgatgaattataaaggaaacttggtattaatggaaattctgtatttatgtattattaattatgattttttgtataacagatatgtggttgacatatgattttaatatttgaatttagttttaaagtggatttcatttgttaaatacatgaaatatgtttgatttaaatatatgtttaagggtattattttagtattgatattttttttgttgttagtaattttttttgttgttaagttttatcctttttttgtaagtggggttttttctattttatttacaacattgttaattaattcttcactctttattttggggggagggttggattaattttaaattagatgattaatgttgtgttataattattgggggggttaatttgtgtagtttaatgatgtagtattctaatttttattatcttattttttattatttctttaaatgtaatttttattttattcatgtcataaaattttaaataaagtttaaaaaaaaaatctctccatGGTCAGAGAAAATCCTGAAGTGCTCTGCAGCAAATGAAGAACTGTTGGAGGATATTGTGAGAGTCTGAACAGCCGATTTGCAGAAGGCAAATTCACCGAGGCTCTGATTGGTCTTgaaaaccaggggtcatgaggTTGGTCCTCACTGGGGCATCATTTCtgagaggggcactggacaaagtggcaactctgtcttcCTGACAGtagaaaaagttaaagaattacaTGTTACAGTCTAAATGTAGtactatgtgacaataatggaacctttacattagAGCAGAGATCAGGTAaccacctgtttttttttttgtttcttttttaagtACTTCTGTGGTTGAAGGCTTTGCAATTTTAATCTCAGCCGGCAAACAATTCAGTAATCCCACCTTGCCCATCTAATTGGTTCCCAGCTGCCAAATCTACGAAACCCTGTGGGTACTGAGAGGCTTGAACTTAAAGCCTCGCTCTGAATATTTGGACATTTTTGCTTCACCTCATTTATAAAGGCATTCAGTCTGGGATTGGATACACTGGAAAAGGAAAGTGCTACTAATTTCTGTCGCATTCGTCTACCTCCAATGGTGATAATAGAATGGCATTCCCATCCAGCCACAGGTTGCAACTCTGACCTCAGCTCattttttccccatctcttctttcttctcttatttcattGTCATTTCTCAAATTCTCACATTCTATTGATCAGTCTGAGCTCCatctccctcagtctctccccctccccataattcaGTGCTCTCTCTGCCCCTCCTCTCTCAACCTTCCACGTTTTCTTCATTGCTTGCACACAGTCTGGCATCTTTGGATTTTGTACCCAAATGAATGAAGAGACTCGGagcagagattttttttggtCATACCAGGGAGCTCCAGAAATGATCATCTGACAAACCCAAATCTCATTACATATAACAGATGCCAGATAAGGTCAGCAAGGTTGATTGCTTAAGATCAGGAGTTGGAGGCCTTGAGAGTGGACCCAGGAAGAGAGTGGGAGGTGCAAGCATCTCCACAATATGGGCATCACATTCCCTGCTCTGGACATAATGGAGAGGAATGGAATACCCAAGGGTGTTGGACAGACTCAGATCACACAGAAGACAATAGGAGGTAAAAGGGTAACCAATTTATATTACCAATAGAAGCAATGTCTTTAAAAAGTAGCctcgatcctcaaagaccctGCTGCCATGGGGGACAggggcctaaagacgagcacacatcggagcaaggacagcttcttcccagctgccatcTGAACGATCGAAGAACCACAGACACCGCCTGACTTTTCCTGCACTCACGTTGGCCCTGTGATTCTGCcgtaaaacaacgaattttgtgacttgctcacaacaataaattctgacgtttcgggccaggaatttccgcccccccccccatcatcccATCCCTCTAATCGCCCCTTCCCTTCCAAGGGAAAGCCACAGtgaagggagactccaatgaAGCGACCCAGAAGGTCGTTTGAGCATTGCTACTCACGGGGGCTGCCTCCAAAAAAACCTCGGCGTTTCTTTCTACCACCTCGAAATGGACTGGAAGGTACAAGGTGGACTTTCAAGGACCCCGGCTTTTCTGCCATCCCAGTGAAGGTTGAGTCCGTGTGAAGACTGACCTGGAATCCTGTTTAACGTCACCCAGAAGTGTTCGTCGGGACTGTACGTGTCCCTCGACCAGTGTAACAAATCCAGGGCTCGCCGGTCCTTCAAAAGAAATCCGACAAATTCCGCCGTCAGAGCATAATACGCCGACCCGAAATAAATCGTTAGGTTGCGAGGAGGTGGGGATTTGAGTTTCTTCGTTGCGATCACGTAGGAATTATTGAGAGAGAGGACCTGTTTGTACACAAACTTGGTGCGGAGCTTGGCGTGCTTCGGAGGCAATATGCCTGGAGTGATGTTCTTCCCTTTGTAGGCTTTGAGGTGACGGACCATCTCCAGGTTGGTTTTCAGGGGGTAATCCTGCCCGCACATGTTCAGGACGTAGTTCCACCTGCCTCTCATCTGGAAGAGATCGGCCAGGCACCGGAGGTCGGCTTCGAGCCGAGATATCCCGGCGTAGACAACGGGCTCCACCCGGGACGGGAAGAAAACGTTGGCGAAGCAGCTCTGGAGAAGGTGCAGGCGCTTCTGAAAATGCGCGGGGGACTTGGCATCGACGTGGATGCAGTAGAGGTTGTGAGGCCGGTAAATGGTTCTGAAGAGCCTCTCCAAG
The Narcine bancroftii isolate sNarBan1 chromosome 1, sNarBan1.hap1, whole genome shotgun sequence genome window above contains:
- the LOC138748408 gene encoding N-acetyllactosaminide beta-1,6-N-acetylglucosaminyl-transferase-like isoform X1; protein product: METRCWIRVGFFSLLGLVAGSIWTYSNQLGQSWGRITPASGLSRGAGEPSADLQPLCDSYFQGRGAFRWKRSGAAELGRGDPEEGGYCERLRPLLHASRSPPPAAEETLFPLAFVITVHKDADTLERLFRTIYRPHNLYCIHVDAKSPAHFQKRLHLLQSCFANVFFPSRVEPVVYAGISRLEADLRCLADLFQMRGRWNYVLNMCGQDYPLKTNLEMVRHLKAYKGKNITPGILPPKHAKLRTKFVYKQVLSLNNSYVIATKKLKSPPPRNLTIYFGSAYYALTAEFVGFLLKDRRALDLLHWSRDTYSPDEHFWVTLNRIPEIKFPSCSSAVFGDRGGLRRSWNCVIGVPGSMPLAAWQGKLRAVKWQNQKTHDGCHGHYSRGICIYGPEDLKWLNGNDALFANKFELHTYPPTLECLEYRILNRSLSQNNITLR
- the LOC138748408 gene encoding N-acetyllactosaminide beta-1,6-N-acetylglucosaminyl-transferase-like isoform X3, whose amino-acid sequence is METRCWIRVGFFSLLGLVAGSIWTYSNQLGQSWGRITPASGLSRGAGEPSADLQPLCDSYFQGRGAFRWKRSGAAELGRGDPEEGGYCERLRPLLHASRSPPPAAEETLFPLAFVITVHKDADTLERLFRTIYRPHNLYCIHVDAKSPAHFQKRLHLLQSCFANVFFPSRVEPVVYAGISRLEADLRCLADLFQMRGRWNYVLNMCGQDYPLKTNLEMVRHLKAYKGKNITPGILPPKHAKLRTKFVYKQVLSLNNSYVIATKKLKSPPPRNLTIYFGSAYYALTAEFVGFLLKDRRALDLLHWSRDTYSPDEHFWVTLNRIPGHYSRGICIYGPEDLKWLNGNDALFANKFELHTYPPTLECLEYRILNRSLSQNNITLR